One stretch of Marinobacterium iners DNA includes these proteins:
- a CDS encoding Rieske 2Fe-2S domain-containing protein, producing the protein MLTPQENELLTHVMPTDPMGRLMRQHWTPVCLLEEVEECDGTPVLVEALGSRYVAFRDTEGRVGLLDELCPHRLASLVFGRNEDCGIRCLYHGWKFDVEGNAVAMASEPPEVEKSMCSKVKHKSYKTIEWGGFLWAWLGEGNAPEFKKPAFAPNKDVQVSILKIRLPCNWAQVLEGQIDSAHSSSLHSSDMVPAKVESAAADDQGWYRPSTDKSPRMQSARTDYGFQYAAIRRPITNASTHDYIRITQYVAPYYALIPPNTSYNVAAVIVPIDNENCNFHFIAWGNPETTPDTDAWRKFARAVPGIDVDPITWATVGTMENRFRQDRTKMKEGDFTGIAGIPNQDIAMWVSMGKIVNRTDDILGSSDLAIVEFRRTMVDAAQRVADGEPAIGTSESIVQTSIASFQGVVPKESDWRELWKDNVSAE; encoded by the coding sequence ATGCTTACACCACAAGAAAACGAATTGTTAACTCATGTTATGCCAACGGACCCTATGGGGCGGCTTATGCGTCAGCATTGGACCCCTGTTTGCCTACTTGAAGAGGTAGAGGAGTGCGATGGAACACCAGTGCTTGTTGAAGCATTGGGTTCTCGTTACGTCGCATTTCGTGATACTGAAGGTCGAGTCGGACTCTTAGATGAGCTTTGTCCCCACCGCTTGGCTTCCTTGGTATTCGGCCGAAATGAAGATTGTGGTATCCGTTGCTTGTATCATGGTTGGAAGTTCGATGTAGAAGGCAATGCTGTGGCAATGGCATCAGAACCACCAGAAGTAGAAAAGTCTATGTGCTCTAAAGTGAAGCACAAATCTTATAAAACTATTGAATGGGGTGGTTTCCTTTGGGCTTGGCTGGGAGAAGGCAACGCTCCTGAATTCAAAAAACCAGCGTTTGCACCTAATAAAGACGTCCAGGTATCAATTCTAAAAATCCGCCTACCTTGTAACTGGGCGCAGGTTTTGGAAGGCCAGATTGACTCTGCGCACTCTTCTTCACTACACTCCTCCGATATGGTTCCTGCTAAAGTTGAGAGTGCTGCGGCTGATGACCAAGGTTGGTACCGTCCATCTACGGACAAATCTCCGCGTATGCAGTCTGCGAGAACCGATTATGGTTTCCAATATGCGGCGATCCGTCGTCCGATTACTAACGCATCGACTCATGACTATATCCGTATAACGCAATACGTTGCTCCGTACTATGCATTGATTCCGCCTAATACTTCGTACAACGTCGCGGCGGTTATCGTTCCAATTGATAACGAAAACTGTAATTTCCACTTCATCGCTTGGGGTAACCCAGAAACTACGCCAGATACTGATGCGTGGCGTAAGTTTGCTCGTGCAGTGCCAGGTATAGATGTAGATCCAATTACTTGGGCTACGGTGGGCACTATGGAAAACCGTTTTCGCCAAGATCGAACAAAAATGAAGGAAGGCGACTTTACAGGTATTGCCGGTATTCCAAACCAAGATATAGCAATGTGGGTTTCAATGGGAAAAATTGTTAATCGTACAGATGATATTCTTGGCTCTTCTGATTTGGCTATTGTGGAGTTTCGTCGTACCATGGTTGACGCTGCTCAGAGGGTTGCTGACGGCGAACCTGCCATTGGCACTAGCGAATCAATTGTTCAGACATCAATCGCTTCGTTCCAAGGCGTAGTACCGAAAGAGTCAGATTGGCGCGAACTTTGGAAAGATAACGTGTCAGCGGAATAG
- a CDS encoding Gfo/Idh/MocA family oxidoreductase encodes MSPEQKVIALSSISNPVRLGVAGLGRAFALSAPAIHAHPGIILVAAAEPNSEHRKSLEKNFGAKTYTDVTDLVNDPDVEAVYISTPHGLHKEHALAAINAGKAVLIEKPMTVSLEDASLLIESAKKAAVKIIVGPSHSFDGPVKLAETLIAEGKIGRVRMIHALYATDFLYRPRTAAELSTDLGGGVVFSQAVHQIDLVRRLAGVPAQRVTARTGGAWDTNRPTEGAYSMLIDFSEGVYANLTYSGYAHFDGDRLMENTSELGIPKPDEFKNARKILESIEDELEFKSSRGFTSLETCPQAKTHEHFGQVFVFGDRGDIRLTPNGVEITYCDGPIFYPAPFRTARAEVFDTLYTALREQASPLQDGEWGRASLEICHALLKSSETGDAVILNYQKG; translated from the coding sequence GTGTCTCCCGAGCAAAAGGTGATCGCCTTGTCCTCGATATCTAATCCAGTTCGCCTTGGGGTGGCAGGTTTAGGGAGGGCCTTTGCGCTATCGGCCCCTGCTATCCACGCACACCCAGGTATTATATTAGTTGCTGCCGCAGAGCCAAACTCTGAACATCGGAAGTCATTAGAAAAAAATTTTGGTGCCAAGACCTATACTGATGTCACCGACCTTGTCAATGATCCGGATGTAGAAGCGGTCTATATATCAACACCTCACGGATTGCATAAAGAGCATGCTTTAGCCGCTATAAACGCCGGTAAGGCGGTCCTTATTGAGAAACCGATGACAGTTTCATTAGAGGATGCATCATTATTGATTGAATCAGCAAAAAAAGCGGCAGTAAAGATAATTGTTGGTCCTAGCCATAGCTTTGATGGTCCGGTTAAACTTGCCGAAACCCTAATTGCTGAAGGTAAGATTGGGCGTGTAAGGATGATACATGCGCTCTATGCCACAGATTTTTTATATCGTCCAAGAACAGCCGCTGAGCTTTCAACTGACTTAGGTGGTGGTGTGGTGTTTAGTCAAGCCGTCCATCAAATAGACCTTGTGCGTCGCTTGGCAGGAGTCCCTGCTCAACGAGTCACGGCAAGGACAGGTGGAGCCTGGGATACAAACCGACCGACGGAAGGTGCCTACAGCATGCTGATAGATTTCAGCGAAGGTGTTTATGCCAACCTAACGTACTCAGGTTATGCACATTTTGACGGCGATCGGCTGATGGAGAATACTTCTGAATTAGGTATACCCAAGCCGGATGAATTCAAGAATGCCCGTAAAATATTAGAATCAATAGAAGACGAGTTAGAATTTAAGTCGTCACGTGGATTTACATCACTCGAAACGTGTCCTCAAGCCAAAACTCATGAGCACTTTGGGCAGGTTTTCGTATTCGGTGATCGCGGAGACATACGTCTGACTCCGAACGGTGTAGAAATAACGTATTGTGATGGCCCTATTTTCTACCCAGCACCCTTTAGAACCGCACGAGCAGAAGTTTTTGACACGCTTTATACAGCACTACGTGAACAAGCTTCACCATTACAAGATGGTGAATGGGGTCGTGCCTCACTCGAAATATGTCATGCACTACTTAAAAGTAGTGAAACTGGTGACGCAGTCATACTCAATTACCAAAAAGGATAA
- a CDS encoding PDR/VanB family oxidoreductase — translation MKLKVTARRTLTPEIEEFTLTPVDGQQLPPAEPGSHVSITTPSGAHRYYSLVHPGDNLSAYTVAIKKELNSRGGSRSMHEQATVSTVLDVETSDNEFPLGPKHDALLIGGGIGITPIYSMAQRLKVEGRKFRVVYLARSYEKAAYADELKELCGDSIIIHYSEGDSSNAFDFWDLLMNPTQEHIYCCGPTSLMEEVKGGTGHWPDGRVHFEEFMPVEIIRDTDTEFTVELAKSGETITVPADHTILEALRANGHDFSSSCETGTCGTCKCKYREGEVDHRDLALMDDEKSDTIMLCVSRAKGDRLVLDI, via the coding sequence ATGAAGCTGAAAGTGACTGCTCGGCGCACACTTACGCCAGAAATTGAAGAATTCACACTGACGCCTGTTGATGGGCAACAGTTGCCACCAGCGGAACCTGGTTCGCATGTTTCTATCACCACGCCCTCAGGAGCCCATCGTTACTATTCACTAGTTCATCCAGGTGACAATCTAAGCGCGTACACGGTTGCTATAAAAAAGGAGCTGAATTCACGGGGCGGTTCAAGGTCGATGCATGAGCAAGCAACAGTGTCAACCGTCCTTGATGTAGAAACTTCTGATAACGAATTTCCACTCGGTCCAAAGCACGACGCTTTGTTAATCGGCGGCGGTATCGGCATCACACCGATTTACTCTATGGCTCAACGACTAAAAGTAGAGGGCAGGAAGTTCAGAGTTGTTTATTTAGCCCGCAGCTATGAAAAAGCAGCATATGCTGATGAACTTAAAGAGCTTTGTGGAGATAGCATTATTATCCATTATAGCGAAGGCGATAGTTCAAATGCTTTCGATTTTTGGGATTTATTGATGAATCCAACGCAAGAGCATATCTATTGTTGCGGGCCAACCTCTTTAATGGAAGAGGTGAAAGGAGGCACGGGACATTGGCCTGATGGTCGAGTTCACTTTGAGGAGTTCATGCCCGTTGAAATCATTCGAGATACTGATACAGAATTTACCGTCGAACTTGCTAAATCAGGTGAAACGATAACCGTCCCCGCAGATCACACGATTCTGGAAGCTCTGCGCGCTAATGGACACGACTTTTCCAGCTCTTGTGAAACAGGAACTTGTGGTACCTGTAAATGTAAGTACAGGGAAGGTGAAGTTGATCATCGTGATTTGGCTTTAATGGATGACGAAAAGTCTGACACAATTATGCTGTGTGTCTCCCGAGCAAAAGGTGATCGCCTTGTCCTCGATATCTAA